Genomic segment of Candidatus Aegiribacteria sp.:
GCATACGCCCAGTGAGCTGATCCAATTGCTTGAGACAGGCTTTCCTCGCTCTCAGGAACAGCAATCAAATGTACATGATTAGACATCAAGCACCAGCACTTGATTTCAAGTTTGTACTTGGTGGTATATTCAGAAAGCATCCTGAGATAGAAGTATCTATCCTTATCACATTCAAATATATTGATCGACCGCACCCCACGCTGTGTTACGTGATGCGGTAATCCAGGTACGACAACCCGTGTTATTCTTGCCATACATTCAGTGTACGCGTTTTCCGCGATGAATGCAAGTTTTTCAGGATATATGTTAGATCAGATGTCAATTTTATTAGTGGGTGGCACTGTTCTGATTCGATGTCGTTTTTATTGGTGGGTGGCACTGTTGGGAAGCCCCCTGGCATTGTTGCCAGGGGGCTTCTTATCAGAACCAGAACTGAACACTATTAGAACTGAACTCCGAACTTTACAGTTCTATCCTTCGAAGTTCAGCATATCCTCGATCACGGCCATCAGTTCGACCACGAATCCAGGATCATCCGGATCAAGATATGTTCCGTATCCTTCACTTGTGCAGGTGAACCATGCGAACTTGAACGCCTGATTCGCATAAGCTGTCGCTGCTGCTGTGCCTTTCAACTGAACGTTGTTGATTACCTCGAGTCCGACATAATCCTTGCCGGAACCAAACGAGTAATCGGCATTTATCTGATCAAGTCCCCATGCAGCCGCACAACCCAGTAGAGGATCTCCATTCTCACCTCTGATGTCCTGCAGCATGACGATGCCTGCAAGAGCGTCATAAGTGTACTGAGTCTCGGAACCTGACGAAGTGAAAGTTCTGTATCCGTAACTCATCTGATCATCAACGTTGACCCAGACGTAGTAGTTATCTCCACCGATACTCATTTCCGTTTGTGGAGCTGTCATGTAGATCAATCCTCCGGAAATGCTGTCCACTGTAGATGCTGTACCTGTGTATGAATTAGTGGCAGTGAACATCGCTATCGGATCACTCTCCAGAGGCTGGAAACGGTAAGGAATCGGATCATCATCAATGATATCCTCAATCTGTTCCGCCACCCAGACCATTCCTGAATCAGCAGTCATCTCAAGGATCGGATCCAGCACTGCAGGTGGAAGATCCGGATGCAGACATTCGAAAACGGTCCACATCGTGTCCTGCGCCTGAGATTCACTTGGAGTCATTATCGGGAAGGTCTCTGCATCCAGCTGAATTGCCATGTAGAAGTAGTCGTCAGCGATTCGCCATTCATCACTCACGAATAACGCTGACCAACCCGCTCCCACGAAACCTTCAATACCCTGGACATTGCAGTCTATGGCATCTTGGAAATAGTCGAGAGCACCAGTATTCTGCTCATTCGCGAATATTTCATCCTCATACTTATCCCAACCTCGATCGAGGAATCCCTGGTAGAAGTATGGTTCGGGAATATCGGTCGGAAGCTGGTCTCCGCAACCGCTCAGCAGTACGAGGGAGCCCAGGATCGCTATTGCTATTTTATGTTTCATTTCTCCCTCCTTCCTACTCTATCCGAAGCATCTTCTGGGTAACTGTCTCTCCACATGCCTGCAGTCTGCAGAAGTAAACTCCTGCTCCGACTGCATGGCCGGTTTCGTCAAGACCATCCCAGATAAGACTATGTTCAGCTGCCATCATCTCCGTGTCGGAAAGAGTCCTGATGGCTCTACCTGTCATGTCGTAGATTGTTACACTTACATGTCCCGTTGACGGCAGCGAGAAACTGATTGCAGCTTCCGCGCTGAACGGGTTGGGATATGTACCGCTAAAGCGGAAATCGGCAGGAATCTCCGGTGATGATACACCGGGAGACGAGCCAAATGCGTAATTTCCACCATCGGAGACCGCAGCGCTCATTCTGCCGTTTTGGAACCAGCTTTCCAGTCTGCTCCACCCGTCGGCGGTGTATCTGTATACAGCACCTTCGGAATTCTCAGCAGGGAACGAAATCACTGCATCAATAGATGGAATGCTCACCGGTCCGGCAAGAATGCCGGTCAACTGGCCGCGAACAGCTTCGAGCGAAGTCTGTGTTTCCACTGCAAGACCAAGCATGTCCGATTCACACATACTGACCATCGTACCGGGAGCCGAAGCTCCAGCAGCGACATTCAGATGTATGTCATTCATGCTGAGTGTCAGACCGCCAGATGTTACGTAGTCAACAGATACAGACATGCTGTTATCAACAGAGAATCCTGTACTGTCATAACCTGCGATATGAAGAGTATAGGCTCCTGGTTCCCACGCGGTGAACCTGTGGGACCAGAGAGTTTCGTAAAAGACTGACATGTTGAAAAGATTGGAAGTATCAGACGTTGTCTCTGTAGCTGTAAAGATAGGTCCGTACCAGTCAAATCCTTCCGGAATACTGTCATA
This window contains:
- a CDS encoding T9SS type A sorting domain-containing protein, translating into EGQHLKDYCIARGAEFLWMMYLSQRFDDTILNTIAQSDTTSMLNVARAIDSSIPDSVAIQTNVVPIYNDWLICNLVNDLKDESFGGIYTYDILPDTVDFGFIGNSMSFVKRFSSGYPLDVWIGSETKGMKAAIWAAQFVEFRGDYADFPTMYFNGMYSDDGGSGSVLDGKWTGLVVALNEDETGILSIDTVPMNDFYTGSFELSGGAAYLITTNNNEGGQSDLRFVLSQDTDLPDVLLSAHQNNVNDQYITLYTTLYDSIPEGFDWYGPIFTATETTSDTSNLFNMSVFYETLWSHRFTAWEPGAYTLHIAGYDSTGFSVDNSMSVSVDYVTSGGLTLSMNDIHLNVAAGASAPGTMVSMCESDMLGLAVETQTSLEAVRGQLTGILAGPVSIPSIDAVISFPAENSEGAVYRYTADGWSRLESWFQNGRMSAAVSDGGNYAFGSSPGVSSPEIPADFRFSGTYPNPFSAEAAISFSLPSTGHVSVTIYDMTGRAIRTLSDTEMMAAEHSLIWDGLDETGHAVGAGVYFCRLQACGETVTQKMLRIE